One region of Serinus canaria isolate serCan28SL12 chromosome 25, serCan2020, whole genome shotgun sequence genomic DNA includes:
- the LOC115485538 gene encoding zinc finger protein 436-like — translation MHRQIHTGERPYECEECGKSFSRRSTLIRHRRTRTGERPYKCGECGKSFRQSGGLIQHQNIHTKDRPHRCGKCGKSFKQHFFLIVHQKTHTGEKPYKCDKCRKTFKTSSSLLQHYQVHTEERPFCCPDCRKGFKVKCTLITHRRIHTGEKPYECEECGKSFSQRSHLNKHQRSHE, via the coding sequence ATGCACCGACaaatccacactggggagaggccctatgAGTGTgaggaatgtgggaagagcttcagccgGCGCTCTACCCTGATCCGCCACCGGAGGACCCGCACTGGGGAACGGCCCTACaagtgtggggagtgtgggaagagcttcagacAGAGTGGCGGCCTGATTCAGCACCAGAACATCCACACTAAGGATCGGCCACACAGGTGTgggaaatgtgggaagagcttcaaaCAGCATTTCTTCCTTATCGTCCACCAAAAGACCCACACTGGGGAGAAACCCTACAAGTGTGATAAATGCAGGAAGACATTTAAGACCAGCTCCAGTCTCCTCCAGCACTATCAGGttcacacagaggagaggcccttctgctgccctgactGCAGGAAGGGATTTAAGGTAAAGTGCACCCTCATCACCCACCGGCGCATCCACACCGGAGAGAAGCCCTATGAGTGtgaggagtgtgggaagagcttctcaCAGCGCTCTCACTTGAACAAACACCAACGGAGCCACGAGTAA